A window of Sutcliffiella cohnii contains these coding sequences:
- a CDS encoding MDR family MFS transporter, with translation MKLWRSYPRNLKVLMIAMLINSTGMAFLWPLHTIYITQGMNRSLTDAGFVLMVHSAAEIVGSFLGGYLYDRLRGKITLLYGGIASTLMLLVISVGLSWPAYIFAMILLGVGIGTIFPAIYALAGSVWVEGGRRSYNLIYLILNIGVAIGTALGGIVAQFSFRYVFWANASSYVIFLLVVWFLLQEPKQQVQQSEKPSRTLNRSVRFSKSPGFVSFLVLCLGFMFCWITYIQWQTTISSVMLQFGYSLSSYSLLWTVNGLLIILLQPIIQWFMQRRNIGWGWQLEAGVVLYMITFLLLSQSQQYSAFLIGMMIMTIGEILIFPLVPAIADHLAPNGRKGIYQGIVNGAANVGRTIGPLFGGLLIDFFLPKVFLYSCVGVCGCALICFISYQRLQYTKSNMELVKVSK, from the coding sequence ATGAAATTATGGAGGAGCTACCCAAGAAACCTTAAAGTCTTGATGATTGCCATGTTGATCAATTCAACGGGAATGGCATTTCTGTGGCCGTTGCACACCATTTACATTACGCAAGGGATGAACCGATCGTTAACAGATGCAGGTTTCGTTTTGATGGTCCACTCAGCTGCTGAAATTGTTGGAAGTTTTCTAGGCGGTTATTTGTATGACCGTTTACGTGGAAAAATTACGCTGTTATATGGCGGAATTGCTTCAACTCTAATGTTACTGGTGATATCGGTCGGTCTTTCCTGGCCAGCTTATATTTTTGCAATGATTTTATTGGGAGTAGGTATTGGAACGATTTTTCCAGCAATCTATGCGCTTGCAGGGAGTGTTTGGGTAGAAGGGGGAAGGCGTAGCTACAATCTCATATACCTTATTTTAAATATTGGAGTAGCCATTGGAACGGCATTAGGGGGGATTGTTGCACAGTTTTCCTTCCGTTATGTATTTTGGGCGAATGCATCCTCATACGTGATTTTCCTTTTAGTTGTTTGGTTTTTGCTTCAAGAACCTAAACAACAGGTTCAACAGTCAGAAAAACCGTCACGTACACTTAATCGTTCGGTACGATTTTCTAAATCACCTGGCTTTGTATCGTTCCTAGTTCTTTGTTTGGGGTTTATGTTCTGTTGGATCACTTATATTCAATGGCAGACTACGATTTCGAGTGTAATGCTTCAATTTGGATATAGCCTGTCCTCTTATAGCTTGCTGTGGACCGTAAATGGACTATTAATCATCCTCTTACAGCCAATTATTCAGTGGTTCATGCAAAGGCGAAATATAGGATGGGGATGGCAGCTGGAGGCTGGTGTTGTTTTATACATGATTACATTTCTTTTACTTTCGCAGAGTCAGCAATACAGTGCCTTTTTAATAGGGATGATGATCATGACGATAGGAGAGATTCTAATTTTTCCACTCGTACCTGCGATAGCAGATCACCTTGCACCAAATGGTCGAAAAGGTATATACCAAGGGATTGTAAATGGGGCGGCTAATGTAGGAAGGACGATTGGGCCTTTATTTGGCGGGCTATTGATAGATTTCTTTTTACCGAAAGTGTTTCTTTATTCATGTGTCGGTGTGTGTGGATGTGCCTTGATATGTTTCATTTCATATCAAAGGCTTCAATATACAAAAAGCAACATGGAGCTAGTGAAAGTCAGTAAATGA
- a CDS encoding SIS domain-containing protein: protein MLKFDANSFLQAVGKEAFSKREEIENVVDAISQKGFKNIFLIGSGGTIAMMYPYEYIFKSTSSLEVHAEIAAELLVVNNRHLTKDSVCIFASVTGTTKETVAAAEFCKEKGATTIGLVAIPDTPLAKAVDYCISTGKEKHSFDTFFIHLQLLTFRFIHNHDEFPQYEKFANELASLPEGMVQAMEEFDSRAEQFAIKHKDTGYHMLVGAGNLWGNTYSYAMCILEEMQWIKSKSIHAAEFFHGTLEIVEEDTSVIIFKGEDETRPLAERVERFASKITKELFILDTKDYKIAGISEEFRKYVAINVNWALTSRLSVYLERERDHSLDIRRYYRKMDY from the coding sequence ATGTTAAAATTTGATGCTAATTCTTTTTTACAAGCCGTTGGAAAGGAAGCTTTTTCTAAGAGGGAGGAAATTGAAAATGTCGTTGATGCAATTTCTCAAAAGGGGTTCAAAAATATCTTTTTGATTGGATCTGGTGGAACAATTGCGATGATGTATCCGTACGAATATATCTTTAAATCCACTTCTTCTTTAGAGGTTCACGCTGAGATTGCTGCAGAGCTACTTGTGGTGAACAATCGCCATTTAACGAAGGATTCTGTATGTATATTTGCATCTGTTACTGGTACAACGAAGGAAACTGTCGCCGCTGCAGAATTCTGTAAGGAAAAAGGAGCTACAACTATTGGGTTAGTTGCAATACCTGATACACCGCTCGCAAAAGCTGTTGATTACTGCATTTCTACTGGGAAAGAGAAGCATTCATTTGATACATTCTTTATCCATTTGCAATTGCTTACTTTCCGCTTTATTCATAATCACGATGAGTTTCCTCAATACGAGAAATTTGCAAATGAGTTAGCGTCATTACCAGAAGGAATGGTGCAGGCAATGGAGGAGTTTGATTCAAGAGCAGAACAATTTGCGATTAAGCATAAAGATACAGGCTACCATATGTTAGTTGGAGCGGGGAATCTATGGGGGAACACGTACTCCTATGCAATGTGTATTTTGGAGGAAATGCAATGGATTAAGTCTAAATCGATCCACGCTGCAGAGTTTTTCCATGGAACTTTGGAGATCGTTGAGGAAGATACGAGTGTAATCATTTTTAAGGGAGAAGATGAAACTCGTCCGTTAGCAGAAAGAGTAGAGCGCTTTGCCTCTAAGATTACAAAAGAACTTTTTATACTAGATACTAAGGATTACAAGATAGCTGGTATTAGCGAAGAATTTAGAAAATATGTCGCGATTAATGTGAACTGGGCATTAACATCTCGATTAAGTGTCTATTTAGAACGGGAGAGAGATCACTCGTTAGATATTAGAAGATACTACCGAAAAATGGATTATTAA
- a CDS encoding SIS domain-containing protein gives MFNFDVERFLRIQNGALSLKHDFEEAIDSIYENGIENVFFVGTGGATILMFAAEYVVKNNSSLPVYTEISSELMLMDHKHLGEKSLVILPSLSGTTKETVAAAEFCKEKGATTISLVGHANTPLANCTDYTFVNYAADDTSCESFYIQSYLLVFRLMYKRNEMPTYHQVVEEMSKLPEALVKVKEATEERAAAFAKKHKETTYHILSGTGIDWGQTYYYGMCILEEMQWIKTRPVHASDFFHGTLELVEEDTSILLFKGEDKSRALTERVERFAEHYSKDLTVFDTKDYELEGISPEVRSLVSPIVLATLLERVSCHLEEQRNHPLSTRRYYKKVPF, from the coding sequence ATGTTTAATTTTGATGTGGAGAGATTTTTACGAATCCAAAACGGAGCACTGTCCCTAAAACATGATTTTGAAGAAGCAATTGACTCCATTTATGAAAATGGAATCGAAAACGTCTTCTTTGTCGGAACAGGTGGAGCCACAATTTTGATGTTTGCAGCAGAGTATGTTGTAAAGAATAATTCCAGTTTGCCGGTATACACTGAAATTTCTTCCGAATTGATGTTAATGGATCACAAGCATCTCGGTGAGAAATCATTAGTCATCCTACCGTCATTGTCTGGTACGACAAAAGAAACTGTAGCAGCCGCTGAGTTCTGTAAAGAAAAAGGAGCTACTACTATTAGCTTAGTCGGGCATGCGAACACACCGCTTGCAAACTGTACAGATTATACGTTTGTAAATTATGCAGCAGACGATACATCTTGTGAATCGTTCTATATCCAATCATATTTGTTAGTATTTCGGTTAATGTATAAACGTAATGAAATGCCAACATATCACCAAGTCGTTGAGGAAATGAGTAAACTTCCAGAGGCGCTCGTAAAAGTGAAAGAGGCAACGGAAGAGCGTGCTGCTGCATTTGCAAAAAAGCATAAAGAGACAACCTATCATATCCTTTCCGGAACAGGAATTGATTGGGGGCAAACCTACTATTATGGGATGTGTATATTAGAAGAAATGCAATGGATTAAAACCCGTCCAGTACACGCTTCTGACTTCTTCCATGGGACACTTGAGCTCGTGGAAGAAGACACAAGTATTCTATTATTTAAGGGAGAAGACAAATCTAGAGCCTTGACAGAAAGAGTGGAGCGATTTGCAGAGCATTACTCAAAAGATTTAACTGTATTTGATACGAAGGACTATGAGTTAGAAGGGATATCACCAGAAGTACGATCTTTAGTGTCACCGATTGTCCTGGCAACTCTTCTCGAACGAGTAAGCTGCCATTTAGAAGAACAACGAAATCACCCACTTTCTACTAGAAGGTATTATAAAAAGGTACCGTTTTGA
- a CDS encoding nucleotide excision repair endonuclease, with protein MIKISIPTPDITITERKQFPKGNEPRIKDIYGFIDFHLIPRDKGGIFLFFNINDELLFVGKARKLRQRIKKHFEDTVSPIKDHRDEVHRIDICLVEDPMERDIYETYIINKLESKYNVDKVFY; from the coding sequence ATGATAAAAATTAGCATTCCTACTCCAGATATTACGATTACAGAACGGAAACAATTTCCGAAAGGAAATGAACCAAGAATCAAAGATATTTACGGATTTATTGATTTTCATCTAATACCAAGAGATAAAGGTGGCATTTTCTTATTTTTTAACATAAATGATGAACTTCTTTTTGTTGGGAAAGCACGGAAACTACGTCAAAGAATTAAAAAACATTTTGAAGATACTGTTTCACCTATTAAAGATCACAGAGACGAAGTACATAGAATCGATATTTGCTTAGTAGAAGATCCAATGGAACGAGACATTTATGAGACATATATCATTAATAAACTAGAATCCAAATATAACGTTGACAAAGTATTTTATTAA
- a CDS encoding M3 family oligoendopeptidase, translating to MKFNEYQYVRPNLEKVEAEFSQLLTDFTNATSFEEQDRVMTAINEVRSEVESMRQIVQIRHTIDTTDEFYQEEKSFFDQVGPAYKGLVTNYYKALTQSKFRAQLEEKWGKQLFLLADSELKTFSPDVLDDLKEENKLVSEYVKLLAAAKIEFEGQERNLAQLAAFHQSTDRETRKLSNEAKYAYFVENADQLDELYDKLVKVRTTIAEKLGFDSFTELAYARLKRTDYDAEMVANFRNQVKEYIVPLATKLREKQQERIGVDSLKYYDVGYSFKTGNPDPKGDAEWIVRQAKKMYDEMSPETAEFYNFMLDHDLMDLLSKKGKAGGGYCTYISKYKSPYIFANFNGTKGDVRVLKHEVGHAFQVYSSRGYEVPEYGFPTLEACEIHSMSMEFFNWPWMDLFFEEDTDKYKFSHLSEAVQFIPYGVAVDEFQHFVYANPKATPQERKSAWREIEKTYLPHLDYDGNEFLENGGFWQQQGHIYKVPFYYIDYTLAQICALQFWKRTQENKDAAWADYLHLCKQGGSKSFTQLVAEANLISPFEEGCVKSVIEEIEVYLDSINDKEL from the coding sequence ATGAAGTTTAATGAATATCAGTATGTGAGACCGAACTTAGAAAAGGTAGAAGCGGAGTTTAGTCAGCTTTTAACGGACTTTACCAATGCAACGTCATTTGAAGAACAAGATAGAGTAATGACTGCTATTAACGAGGTTCGTAGTGAAGTAGAGTCTATGAGACAAATTGTTCAAATCCGCCATACAATTGATACAACAGATGAGTTTTACCAAGAGGAAAAAAGCTTCTTCGATCAAGTCGGACCAGCTTATAAAGGGTTAGTAACAAACTATTACAAAGCATTAACACAATCGAAGTTTCGCGCACAGCTAGAAGAGAAATGGGGCAAGCAATTATTTCTACTTGCTGACAGTGAGTTAAAGACATTTTCACCTGACGTTTTAGATGATTTGAAAGAGGAAAACAAACTTGTTAGTGAGTACGTCAAGCTATTAGCTGCAGCAAAAATTGAGTTTGAAGGACAAGAAAGAAATCTCGCTCAATTGGCTGCTTTCCATCAATCAACAGATCGAGAAACTCGTAAACTTTCAAACGAAGCAAAATATGCATACTTTGTTGAAAACGCAGATCAATTAGATGAGCTGTATGACAAACTAGTAAAAGTGCGTACAACAATCGCTGAAAAATTGGGCTTTGATTCTTTTACAGAGCTTGCTTATGCTCGTTTAAAACGTACGGACTATGATGCAGAGATGGTCGCTAATTTCCGCAATCAAGTAAAAGAGTATATTGTTCCACTAGCAACAAAGTTAAGAGAAAAACAGCAAGAGAGAATTGGTGTTGATTCATTAAAGTACTATGATGTTGGATACAGCTTTAAAACAGGAAATCCAGATCCTAAAGGGGATGCGGAATGGATTGTAAGACAAGCAAAAAAGATGTATGATGAGATGTCTCCTGAAACAGCAGAATTTTATAACTTTATGCTAGATCATGATTTAATGGACCTTTTAAGTAAGAAAGGTAAAGCAGGTGGAGGCTATTGTACGTATATTAGTAAATACAAATCGCCATACATTTTTGCTAACTTTAACGGTACTAAAGGTGATGTTAGAGTTTTAAAACATGAAGTAGGACATGCGTTCCAAGTATATTCTAGTCGTGGATATGAAGTTCCTGAGTATGGGTTTCCAACATTAGAAGCATGTGAAATTCATTCGATGAGTATGGAATTCTTTAATTGGCCATGGATGGATCTATTCTTTGAAGAAGATACCGACAAATATAAGTTCTCTCATTTAAGTGAAGCAGTACAGTTCATTCCTTATGGTGTGGCAGTGGATGAATTCCAGCATTTTGTTTACGCTAATCCAAAAGCAACGCCACAAGAGCGTAAATCTGCGTGGAGAGAAATAGAGAAAACGTATTTGCCTCATCTTGACTATGATGGAAATGAATTTTTAGAGAACGGTGGTTTTTGGCAACAACAGGGTCATATTTACAAAGTACCATTCTATTATATCGATTACACACTTGCACAAATTTGCGCGCTTCAATTCTGGAAGAGAACACAAGAAAACAAGGATGCAGCGTGGGCTGATTATTTACACTTATGCAAACAAGGCGGAAGTAAATCATTTACACAATTAGTGGCCGAGGCAAACTTAATTTCTCCATTTGAAGAAGGTTGTGTAAAATCTGTAATTGAAGAAATCGAAGTATATTTGGATTCTATTAACGATAAAGAACTCTAA
- a CDS encoding HamA C-terminal domain-containing protein: MLRPLVRKTFLNHFYHEIQDQKLDETHSRINLHILKIANNKFDINPLFRELSNSMITFCLSKKEYQQYVDQQRFGELNIAAQEKFRDYQSNEGEFGELLLYCFLETHLEAPKLLTKMNLKTSHNDYVKGADGIHLLQVDNNEFQIVFGESKMYQTLRGGINKAFESINSFLNHSKNNVEYELQLINSHLAQEIVDDQTYDQLKKIIFPSAKEDVIQTNHAFGIFVGFNLKITNEMKKLSNTEYQKQIRQLVSEQVKKEFKHIDGLVDKYDLYGYSFYIYCIPFVKIEDVRKAAIKRLKGEVS, translated from the coding sequence TTGCTTCGACCGCTAGTAAGAAAAACATTTCTTAATCATTTTTACCATGAAATTCAAGATCAGAAACTTGATGAGACACACTCTAGAATTAATCTGCATATTTTAAAAATTGCTAATAATAAATTTGATATAAACCCGCTATTTAGGGAATTATCCAATTCAATGATAACGTTCTGTCTTTCCAAAAAAGAGTATCAGCAGTATGTTGACCAACAACGATTTGGCGAATTAAATATTGCAGCTCAAGAAAAATTCAGAGATTACCAGTCAAATGAAGGGGAGTTTGGTGAGTTATTGCTGTATTGCTTTTTAGAGACTCACCTTGAAGCACCTAAATTATTAACTAAAATGAATTTGAAGACATCACATAATGATTATGTAAAAGGTGCCGATGGAATTCATTTATTACAAGTTGATAATAATGAATTTCAAATTGTATTTGGAGAATCAAAAATGTATCAGACGCTTAGAGGTGGTATTAATAAAGCTTTCGAATCAATAAACAGTTTTCTAAATCATTCCAAAAACAATGTTGAATATGAACTGCAACTTATTAATTCCCATTTAGCACAAGAAATTGTGGACGATCAAACATATGATCAGTTAAAAAAAATTATATTTCCAAGCGCAAAGGAGGACGTTATCCAAACAAATCATGCATTTGGAATTTTTGTGGGGTTTAATTTGAAAATCACAAATGAAATGAAAAAATTGTCTAACACTGAATATCAAAAACAGATAAGACAACTGGTGAGTGAACAGGTGAAAAAGGAATTTAAGCACATAGATGGTTTAGTGGATAAATACGATTTATACGGTTATTCCTTTTACATTTATTGTATTCCGTTTGTGAAAATAGAAGATGTTAGAAAAGCTGCGATTAAAAGGTTAAAAGGTGAAGTGTCATGA
- a CDS encoding DEAD/DEAH box helicase, which translates to MKLLERLATDAFEDEYFNMLFDKINKIYFQDIFREEVEVLNEKELIDILRFCDILSNSTNNKHKNIAYKVVTLLYPFYKEKSYFKTVSTAALSKIGNFPALQLLNYDVSLPIDREIERDVKKSIQHIDDFGNIFLTDSQFSLYHQMRNASVFSFSGPTSMGKSFMMKIVISEQMKKGKKPNIVVIVPTRALIHQFATEIKKDLQHQLDNQNYTVLTNGNLEGVNIEGLHLIMILTPERLLSYLSEDDYPEIDCLFVDEAHKLASDQDKRSVTLYTAIERAIYANRSIQLFFASPNVSNPEVFLKLFNKDAQHVFYSNESPVSQQLFYVDLLIEQVAHYTENGIKEYYPNMVMNQNLDSLDLIEKLSQGQSNLIYCHSRRDAVTKARQFSLLYGEETLTRSQKKRINDAIQIIKKIVHPDYYLIDCLKKGVAYHFGSLPQVLRYNIEQLFKDGVIRYLFCTSTLLEGVNLPAKNVFILKNKNGNRNFKKVDFWNLAGRAGRLKYELSGNIFCIRDEEKDWKKINEILDNKEQIHMNPTVSNNLEKNLTYIVDAIQNKEIKKINKGEQDIVHYLANIISIDTLDLETDYQTPIISNLIKNNHENIIDIAKEKVQNIEVPYHILKTNQHMAVEQQESAYQFIIENEDNFKKTLFPRKIDYQNCLAILNQFYDIYKWDKYEKRLKSKNSLKYFALLMNNWINGTSLNEIINQSIDYAARNKRNISYYDDENRKQYDVFLRKNRIQVNTLINDLIKEIEEILRFTIQKYVNHYYLLLEENYGKEQAGSNWSNYLEYGTRNSVVIILQNMGLSRYVANLLIKEHPTYFTINDGTLINVQKESLLKVLEEGSIEEQEVLMYL; encoded by the coding sequence ATGAAATTATTAGAAAGACTTGCTACCGATGCGTTTGAAGACGAGTATTTTAATATGTTATTCGATAAAATAAATAAGATATATTTCCAGGATATATTCAGAGAAGAAGTAGAAGTACTAAATGAAAAAGAGTTAATAGATATCTTAAGGTTTTGCGATATCTTATCTAATTCAACCAACAACAAACATAAAAATATTGCTTATAAAGTTGTTACGCTTCTTTATCCTTTTTATAAAGAGAAATCCTATTTTAAAACAGTATCAACTGCAGCTCTTTCTAAAATAGGAAATTTCCCTGCGTTACAATTATTGAACTATGACGTTTCCCTTCCAATTGATAGGGAAATTGAAAGGGATGTAAAAAAGTCAATTCAACATATTGATGACTTTGGGAATATCTTTCTTACTGACTCACAGTTCTCGTTATATCATCAGATGAGGAATGCTTCTGTATTCAGTTTTTCAGGTCCAACTTCAATGGGTAAATCTTTTATGATGAAAATCGTTATATCTGAACAAATGAAAAAAGGAAAAAAGCCTAATATAGTTGTTATTGTGCCAACAAGGGCTTTAATCCATCAATTTGCAACTGAAATAAAAAAGGACTTGCAACACCAACTAGATAATCAAAATTATACTGTTCTAACAAATGGAAATTTAGAGGGAGTAAACATCGAAGGATTACACTTAATCATGATTTTAACCCCTGAAAGGCTACTGTCTTATCTTTCAGAAGATGATTACCCAGAAATTGACTGTCTTTTCGTGGATGAAGCACACAAACTTGCAAGCGATCAAGACAAAAGAAGTGTAACTTTATATACTGCAATCGAAAGGGCTATATATGCAAATCGAAGCATTCAACTTTTTTTTGCTTCTCCTAACGTATCAAATCCTGAAGTTTTTTTGAAATTGTTTAATAAAGATGCACAACATGTATTTTATTCTAATGAATCACCAGTTTCTCAGCAACTGTTTTATGTGGATTTATTAATTGAACAAGTAGCTCATTATACGGAGAATGGAATAAAAGAGTATTATCCCAATATGGTAATGAATCAAAACCTTGATAGTTTGGATTTAATTGAGAAGCTATCTCAAGGACAATCAAATTTAATCTACTGTCATTCACGAAGAGATGCAGTTACAAAGGCTAGACAATTTAGTCTTTTATATGGCGAGGAAACTTTAACCAGATCCCAAAAGAAAAGAATAAATGATGCGATTCAAATTATTAAAAAAATTGTACATCCCGATTATTATTTAATAGATTGTCTGAAAAAAGGAGTAGCTTACCATTTTGGTAGTTTACCACAAGTTTTGAGGTATAATATCGAACAGTTGTTTAAAGACGGGGTTATTAGGTATTTATTTTGTACATCTACTTTGTTAGAAGGTGTAAATCTCCCTGCGAAAAATGTATTTATATTAAAGAATAAAAATGGCAATCGAAATTTCAAGAAAGTTGATTTTTGGAATCTTGCGGGTAGAGCTGGGAGATTGAAATATGAATTGTCAGGCAATATTTTTTGTATTCGTGATGAAGAAAAAGATTGGAAAAAAATAAATGAAATCTTAGATAATAAGGAACAAATTCACATGAACCCAACAGTGTCCAATAATTTAGAGAAAAATTTAACATATATTGTGGACGCTATACAGAACAAAGAAATTAAAAAGATTAATAAAGGCGAACAGGATATCGTCCACTATTTAGCAAACATAATTAGTATTGATACATTGGATTTGGAAACAGATTATCAAACACCGATCATAAGTAATTTAATTAAAAATAACCATGAAAATATTATTGATATTGCCAAAGAAAAAGTACAAAACATAGAGGTACCCTATCATATATTAAAAACAAACCAACATATGGCGGTCGAACAACAGGAATCAGCATATCAATTTATTATAGAAAATGAAGATAATTTTAAGAAAACACTTTTCCCTAGGAAAATAGATTATCAAAATTGTTTAGCAATATTAAATCAATTTTATGATATTTATAAATGGGACAAATATGAAAAAAGACTTAAAAGTAAAAATAGCCTTAAATATTTTGCACTTCTAATGAACAACTGGATTAATGGAACTAGTTTAAACGAGATAATTAATCAAAGTATTGATTATGCTGCAAGAAACAAAAGGAATATTAGTTATTATGATGATGAGAATAGAAAACAATATGATGTATTCTTAAGAAAAAATAGAATCCAAGTTAACACTCTTATTAATGACTTAATAAAAGAAATAGAAGAAATCCTCCGATTTACTATTCAAAAATACGTAAATCACTATTACTTACTCCTAGAGGAAAACTACGGTAAGGAGCAGGCAGGGAGCAATTGGAGCAACTATTTAGAGTACGGCACTCGTAATTCTGTGGTTATCATTCTTCAAAATATGGGATTATCTCGATATGTAGCAAATTTACTTATTAAAGAACACCCAACTTATTTTACAATTAATGATGGCACTCTAATTAACGTTCAAAAAGAAAGTTTACTTAAAGTACTTGAAGAGGGAAGTATAGAAGAGCAGGAAGTATTGATGTATTTATAA
- a CDS encoding EcsC family protein → MSKTKSLTHDAIMKALDWSYDKAINGGVPGMDTAIELADSYLQKSGTLEEKVKSLILWQNTKSATSGFLTGLGGIITLPVAVPANITSVILVQTRMVAAIAHMGSYDVKDDQVKSFVYACLAGNGAKDILKNAGVQIGKKLAVNGIKRIPFEVIKKINQAVGFRLLTKFGEKGVINLGKMVPLAGGIIGGTVDGVVTNTIGNVAYKLFIQEQISNRNDEPEIIDIVNGK, encoded by the coding sequence TTGTCTAAAACAAAATCTTTAACACACGATGCAATAATGAAGGCCTTAGATTGGTCTTATGATAAAGCAATTAATGGTGGTGTACCTGGAATGGACACCGCCATAGAATTAGCTGATAGTTATTTACAAAAGAGTGGGACCTTAGAAGAAAAAGTTAAAAGCTTAATACTTTGGCAAAACACCAAAAGTGCTACTAGTGGATTTCTAACAGGTTTGGGAGGAATTATTACACTACCTGTTGCTGTACCCGCAAATATAACTAGCGTTATTTTAGTTCAAACAAGAATGGTTGCAGCTATTGCGCATATGGGTAGTTATGATGTAAAAGATGACCAGGTAAAGTCTTTTGTTTATGCCTGTTTGGCTGGAAATGGAGCCAAAGATATCCTTAAAAATGCAGGCGTGCAGATAGGAAAAAAACTTGCAGTAAACGGTATTAAAAGGATTCCTTTCGAAGTAATAAAAAAAATCAACCAAGCTGTAGGCTTTCGTTTACTAACAAAGTTTGGAGAAAAAGGTGTTATAAATTTAGGTAAGATGGTGCCTTTAGCAGGAGGAATTATTGGTGGTACCGTAGATGGAGTTGTTACAAATACTATAGGAAATGTTGCTTACAAACTGTTTATTCAAGAGCAAATTTCTAATAGAAATGATGAACCTGAAATTATTGATATTGTAAATGGTAAATGA
- a CDS encoding competence protein ComK — protein MEWEGDYYVKEKPQYVINNSCLYYGASYIGGREAIVHRTNYKQKTPILLSESQDLILIPTYSPEHMVCVWFMFHQISRVATGLLY, from the coding sequence TTGGAGTGGGAAGGAGATTATTATGTAAAGGAAAAGCCACAGTACGTCATTAACAATAGTTGCTTATATTACGGGGCATCATACATCGGTGGAAGAGAAGCAATTGTACACCGAACAAACTACAAACAAAAGACTCCGATTTTATTATCGGAGTCGCAGGATCTTATTCTCATTCCAACCTATTCACCAGAGCATATGGTTTGTGTCTGGTTCATGTTTCACCAAATATCTAGAGTGGCCACTGGTCTATTGTACTAG
- a CDS encoding competence protein ComK, with amino-acid sequence MHIFERRFVNINMKDEYTITSSTIAILPHFHPFLQTRVLEWDGEYYVKEKPFYIINNNCLHYGASYEGRREAVIHRTNYKQKTPILLSESQELIIIPTHSPEHMDCVWIMFHQIKKITSTPAGSTIVFHNGEELPLPISAEVIHQQIQKASVIHSLFCTNQMFSFSFN; translated from the coding sequence ATGCATATTTTTGAAAGGAGATTTGTTAATATAAATATGAAGGACGAGTATACGATTACAAGTAGCACGATTGCTATTCTCCCTCATTTTCACCCATTCCTACAAACTCGAGTTTTGGAGTGGGATGGAGAATATTATGTAAAGGAAAAACCATTCTACATCATTAACAACAATTGCCTACATTACGGCGCATCATACGAAGGTCGAAGAGAAGCAGTTATACATCGTACAAATTACAAACAAAAGACTCCAATTTTACTATCGGAGTCACAAGAACTAATTATCATACCCACTCATTCACCGGAGCACATGGATTGTGTCTGGATAATGTTTCACCAAATAAAGAAAATCACATCAACTCCTGCTGGTTCCACGATTGTTTTTCATAACGGCGAAGAGCTACCCCTTCCCATATCCGCAGAAGTCATTCACCAACAAATCCAAAAAGCTTCCGTAATACATTCATTATTTTGTACTAATCAGATGTTTAGTTTTAGTTTTAATTAA
- a CDS encoding helix-turn-helix domain-containing protein yields the protein MENLDKKLLGKLIRLRRMEMDITTDEFAFKIGIDSNTLNRIERGVHLPESNTLYKINQNTGISIDRLFNEHSKLANENKGD from the coding sequence GTGGAAAATCTAGACAAAAAACTACTAGGAAAATTAATACGTCTGCGAAGAATGGAAATGGACATTACCACTGATGAATTTGCCTTTAAGATTGGTATAGACTCTAATACACTCAATCGAATAGAACGTGGAGTTCATCTACCGGAGAGTAATACATTATATAAAATCAATCAAAACACCGGCATTAGTATTGATCGATTGTTTAATGAACACAGTAAATTAGCCAATGAAAACAAAGGGGATTAA